The Brassica napus cultivar Da-Ae chromosome C7, Da-Ae, whole genome shotgun sequence genome has a segment encoding these proteins:
- the LOC106436968 gene encoding transcription factor GTE8-like — MVESAAFPGGYYRNTFEAAPDESEGSGSSAQIDTEVTASENSSTPARKCVKLSPDDEDPYGVQRQVISLYNMSQSERKDLIHRLKLELEQTKIVLKNAELQRLNTPSVSSTSARMGCNSSQKPSSRVSNSKRPSDFAMGPGKNVRHQPGTAPSRGWNRGSSGKFESSSSKESIPSATNVILMKQCDTLLKKLWSHPHSWVFQAPVDVVKLNIPDYLTIIKHPMDLGTIKKNLASGVYSSPHEFAADVRLTFTNAMTYNPPGHDVHIMGDILSKLFEARWKAIEKKLPVTLPAITVEPRDEKRAAVFVPPAKKRKMASSPVRESVPEPVKALVMTAEERHRLGRQLESLLEELPAQIIDFLKKHSSNGGEIAEDEIEIDIDVLSDEVLFSLKKLLDEHIRDKEAKQSNVEPIEIELLNGSGPSNSLLQRGNDMADEYVGGNEPPISRSSSDSESGSSEDQSADAKPMIQEGASKIPETTNSEAQRDEDVRIDDGSESNGAPEQMDLSTQQKPSSDETDGQPDGNTLENPVSSEKKYRAALLKNKFADIILKAREKTLPQNSSKGDPEKLRKEREELELKKKKERARLQAEAEAAENARRQAEAEAAAEAAAESKRQREVEREAARQALLKMEKTVEINENSRFLEDLEMLRSSVPEQLLSSVDEISPERTLDALGSFNLGGMNPLEQLGLYMKQDDDEDEPEAPPAVPKLATDVEEGEID, encoded by the exons ATGGTTGAGAGTGCTGCGTTCCCAGGAGGGTATTACCGGAACACTTTCGAGGCAGCGCCTGATGAATCAGAGGGCTCTGGAAGCTCTGCGCAGATTGATACCGAGGTTACTGCTTCTGAGAATTCAAGCACCCCTGCACGAAAGTGTGTTAAGTTGAGTCCCGATGATGAAGATCCTTACGGTGTCCAGAGACAAGTCATTTCTCTGTATAACATGTCGCAATCCGAGAGGAAAGACTTGATTCATCGGCTTAAACTGGAGCTAGAGCAGACTAAGATAGTTCTTAAGAACGCTGAGTTGCAGAGGTTGAACACACCCTCTGTGTCGTCTACTAGTGCGAGGATGGGTTGCAACTCTTCTCAGAAGCCATCATCTCGTGTCAGCAACTCGAAGAGGCCATCTGATTTTGCGATGGGACCGGGAAAGAATGTTAGGCATCAGCCTGGGACGGCTCCTTCTCGTGGATGGAACCGTGGCTCCTCGGGGAAGTTTGAGTCTTCTTCCTCGAAAGAGTCTATTCCCAGCGCTACTAACGTGATACTGATGAAGCAATGCGACACGTTGCTGAAAAAGCTTTGGTCCCATCCGCATTCTTGGGTTTTTCAGGCGCCGGTTGATGTGGTGAAGCTTAACATACCGGACTATCTCACTATCATCAAGCATCCCATGGACTTAGGGACGATAAAGAAGAACTTAGCGTCTGGTGTATACTCAAGCCCACATGAGTTTGCTGCTGATGTGAGGCTTACATTTACAAACGCGATGACGTATAACCCTCCAGGGCATGATGTTCACATTATGGGGGATATCCTAAGTAAACTGTTTGAAGCGCGGTGGAAAGCTATCGAAAAGAAACTACCAGTGACTCTGCCTGCGATCACAGTGGAGCCTCGTGACGAGAAGAGAGCTGCTGTATTTGTTCCTCCGGCCAAGAAGAGAAAGATGGCTTCTTCACCTGTTAGAGAGAGTGTTCCTGAGCCAGTGAAGGCACTTGTGATGACAGCAGAGGAGAGGCATAGATTGGGGAGACAACTCGAGTCACTACTGGAGGAACTTCCTGCGCAGATCATTGACTTCTTGAAGAAACACAGTTCAAATGGAGGAGAAATTGCGGAAGATGAGATCGAGATAGACATCGATGTTCTCAGTGATGAAGTGCTGTTCAGTCTTAAAAAGCTTCTGGATGAACATATCCGAGATAAAGAAGCGAAGCAGTCGAATGTTGAACCAATCGAAATAGAG CTTCTCAATGGATCAGGACCGAGCAACTCGTTGCTGCAACGAG GAAATGATATGGCTGATGAGTACGTCGGTGGAAACGAACCTCCTATCTCCAGGAGCTCCAGTG ATTCTGAGTCTGGGAGCTCTGAAGATCAATCTGCTGACGCTAAACCCATGATCCAAGAGGGTGCTTCCAAG ATACCTGAAACTACAAATTCCGAGGCTCAAAGAGATGAAGATGTGAGGATTGATGATGGAAGTG AATCTAATGGTGCTCCGGAGCAAATGGATCTTTCAACTCAGCAAAAGCCTAGTTCTGATGAAACAGATGGTCAGCCTGATG GAAATACACTGGAGAATCCGGTTTCATCTGAGAAAAAATATAGAGCTGCGCTGTTGAAGAACAAGTTTGCAGATATCATTCTAAAAGCACGCGAGAAAACACTTCCACAG AATAGTAGTAAGGGCGACCCGGAAAAGCTTCGCAAGGAAAGAGAAGAACTcgaactgaagaagaagaaag AGAGAGCACGGCTACAAGCTGAGGCAGAGGCAGCTGAAAATGCTCGTCGCCAAGCCGAAGCAGAGGCCGCTGCAGAAGCCGCTGCTGAGTCTAAGCGGCAGAGAGAAGTTGAAAGAGAAGCCGCTCGCCAAGCTTTATTGAAG ATGGAGAAAACTGTAGAGATCAACGAGAACTCGCGGTTCCTGGAGGACCTAGAGATGCTGAGATCAAGTGTGCCGGAGCAACTGCTTAGCTCAGTAGATGAAATCAGCCCCGAGAGAACTTTAGACGCCCTTGGAAGCTTCAACCTCGGAGGAATGAACCCTCTTGAGCAACTCGGACTGTATATGAAacaagatgatgatgaagatgagccCGAGGCCCCTCCTGCTGTTCCAAAACTAGCCACAGACGTGGAAGAAGGTGAAATCGATTGA
- the LOC106436969 gene encoding prohibitin-4, mitochondrial, whose product MGSQAAVSFLTNLAKAAFGLGVSATVLSSSLYTVDGGERAVLFDRFRGVLDQTVGEGTHFLIPILQRPHIFDIRTKPHTFSSVSGTKDLQMVHLTLRVLSRPEVSRLPTIFQTLGLEYDDKVLPSIGNEVLKAVVAQFNADQLLTERPQVSALVRDSLIKRARDFNIELDDVAITHLSYGMEFSRAVEAKQVAQQEAERSKFVVMKADQERRAAVIRAEGESEAAQLISDATAKAGMGLIELRRIEASREVAATLARSPNVAYLPGGQSMLFNLNAGR is encoded by the exons ATGGGAAGTCAAGCAGCGGTTTCGTTCCTCACGAATTTGGCGAAGGCGGCCTTCGGTCTCGGAGTGTCTGCGACGGTTCTGTCGTCGTCGCTCTACACGGTCGATGGTGGCGAGAGAGCGGTTCTCTTCGATCGGTTCCGAGGAGTGTTGGATCAGACCGTCGGTGAAGGGACTCACTTTCTGATACCCATTCTCCAGAGACCTCACATCTTCGACATCCGCACAAAGCCCCACACTTTCTCCTCTGTGTCCGGTACCAAGGATCTCCAGATGGTTCATCTCACCCTTCGTGTTCTCTCTCGCCCCGAG GTTTCGCGTCTCCCGACCATTTTCCAAACATTGGGTCTCGAGTATGACGACAAGGTTCTTCCTTCGATTGGAAACGAGGTCTTGAAGGCTGTGGTTGCTCAGTTCAATGCTGACCAGCTCCTCACCGAGCGTCCTCAAGTGTCAGCGCTCGTGCGTGACTCTCTTATTAAGAGGGCTAGGGACTTCAACATTGAGCTCGACGATGTTGCCATCACGCATTTGTCATACGGTATGGAGTTTTCGAGGGCAGTGGAGGCGAAGCAAGTGGCTCAGCAGGAAGCCGAGAGGTCCAAGTTTGTGGTGATGAAGGCTGATCAGGAGAGGAGAGCTGCGGTTATTAGAGCTGAAGGTGAGAGTGAAGCTGCTCAGCTGATTTCTGACGCAACTGCTAAAGCAGGAATGGGACTGATCGAGCTCAGGAGGATTGAGGCTTCAAGGGAGGTTGCAGCTACACTGGCTAGGTCTCCGAACGTGGCTTACTTACCCGGTGGACAAAGCATGCTCTTTAACCTGAACGCTGGTCGTTGA
- the LOC111207423 gene encoding eukaryotic translation initiation factor 5A-3 — translation MTTGSSHDGASRRASKIGNRKRTLRLASEIVLNDHIDIKGKPCRVLEAYTKRSLRYFYTIDILTGYIVWSIVPTSTKFVIPDVSTDIYQLIGISYKNHSVTLLHLSSDYTRNDIFLPEDRQLRNLMVNGFNDDKIVYVAVVSSLGKDAVYRVQVDDKTDSAISDVVANNVGFKE, via the exons ATGACAACGGGGTCCAGCCACGACGGAGCTTCCAGGAGGGCTAGTAAGATCGGAAATCGTAAACGCACCTTACGGCTGGCCAGTGAAATCGTTCTCAATGATCACATCGACATCAAGGGGAAACCCTGCAGG GTTCTTGAGGCCTACACGAAGAGAAGCCTTCGTTACTTTTACACCATAGATATATTAACTGGCTACATCGTGTGGAGCATTGTTCCCACTTCCACAAAATTTGTT ATTCCAGATGTGAGCACTGATATTTACCAGTTGATTGGTATCTCCTACAAGAATCATTCT GTTACGCTTCTACATCTTAGCAGTGACTACACTAGGAACGATATCTTTCTTCCCGAGGACAGGCAACTCAGGAACCTg ATGGTTAATGGATTCAACGATGATAAGATAGTTTATGTGGCTGTCGTGTCTTCACTGGGGAAGGATGCCGTCTATCGAGTCCAAGTCGACGACAAGACCGATTCAGCTATCAGTGATGTTGTGGCCAATAATGTTGGCTTCAAAGAATAA